A genome region from Proteus vulgaris includes the following:
- a CDS encoding zinc/cadmium/mercury/lead-transporting ATPase, producing MTKHAHQHDNHKHTDACCSSSQCCSGHSENSTHSHTESGHSHTKIDKSDPECEDEHHHEHSHEHNHDGHNHAHASCDINAPVSNIEPEKIAQQRFSWKVQGMDCPSCAQKIETAALKVAGVKQAKVLFATEKLVVDADSDLRADVIAAINSAGFELFDLSSPQSQKVAKQSLLKESAFVIVLALLMVISWGAEFIDPQAGRAAFIATTLIGLFPIVKKSLQLIRSGTPFAIETLMSVAAIGALFINATEEAAMVILLFMIGEMLESYAAGRARRGVSALMALVPEEATLIKDGKKQTVPVAQLRPGDIIEIAPGSRLPTDAELVSAFASFDESALTGESVPVERLQGEKVAAGCLSVDRSVQMKVVSEQGQNAIDRILQLIEEAEERRAPIERFIDRFSRYYTPAIMLFSALVIIVPPLLFSQPWETWIYRGLTLLLIGCPCALVISTPAAITSALAAATKRGALIKGGAALEQLGTVNTIALDKTGTLTEGKPQVTDIVAESGFNEKEVLTFASSVEIGSHHPLAKAIINKAQDEGVLVVEAQERKALAGKGIEGYLNSQHILVSAPSQLSEATSLSSQWQQEVARLEDEGKTVVVVLKESQLIGVIAMQDTLRSDAVESMKLLKEMNINAVMLTGDNPRAAAAIAKKLGMDFRAGLLPEDKVTSVMEISKTHNTMMVGDGINDAPAMKAATIGVAMGSGTDVALETADAALTHNRLTGLPEIIKLSRATRKIIRENIAIALGLKAIFLVTSLLGITGLWVAVLADSGATALVTANAVRLLRVKVNTSNKK from the coding sequence ATGACTAAACATGCTCATCAACACGATAATCATAAACATACCGATGCTTGCTGCTCAAGCTCTCAATGCTGTTCAGGTCACTCTGAGAATAGTACGCACTCACATACAGAAAGCGGACATTCTCATACTAAGATAGATAAAAGTGATCCTGAATGCGAGGATGAGCATCATCACGAGCATTCTCACGAACATAATCACGATGGGCACAATCATGCTCATGCAAGCTGTGATATCAACGCCCCTGTTTCTAACATTGAGCCAGAAAAGATTGCACAGCAACGCTTTAGTTGGAAAGTGCAAGGAATGGATTGTCCGAGTTGCGCTCAAAAAATTGAAACAGCCGCACTTAAAGTCGCGGGTGTAAAACAAGCAAAAGTCCTTTTTGCCACTGAAAAATTGGTCGTTGATGCAGATAGCGATCTACGCGCTGACGTGATCGCGGCAATTAACAGTGCAGGTTTTGAACTTTTTGATCTCTCATCACCTCAATCCCAAAAAGTCGCTAAGCAGAGCTTATTAAAAGAGAGCGCATTTGTTATTGTCTTGGCGCTTTTAATGGTCATTAGCTGGGGTGCAGAGTTTATTGACCCTCAAGCCGGCCGTGCTGCCTTTATTGCAACCACCTTAATTGGTTTATTCCCCATTGTGAAAAAGTCCTTACAACTTATTCGCAGTGGTACACCATTCGCTATCGAAACATTAATGAGCGTTGCCGCAATTGGGGCACTCTTTATTAATGCTACCGAAGAAGCCGCAATGGTTATTTTGCTGTTTATGATTGGCGAGATGTTAGAGTCTTACGCCGCAGGGCGTGCTCGTCGTGGTGTAAGTGCATTAATGGCATTGGTGCCAGAAGAAGCGACATTAATCAAAGATGGCAAAAAACAAACAGTTCCTGTTGCGCAACTGCGCCCTGGCGATATTATCGAAATTGCCCCAGGTTCTCGTTTACCAACAGATGCAGAATTAGTCAGCGCATTTGCAAGCTTTGATGAAAGTGCATTAACCGGTGAATCCGTACCAGTAGAACGCCTACAAGGTGAAAAAGTGGCTGCGGGTTGTTTATCTGTGGATAGATCGGTACAGATGAAGGTGGTATCTGAGCAGGGGCAAAATGCTATCGACCGTATTTTGCAATTGATTGAAGAAGCTGAAGAGCGTAGAGCCCCTATTGAACGCTTTATTGACCGCTTTAGCCGTTACTATACCCCTGCGATAATGCTGTTCTCCGCACTGGTTATCATTGTTCCCCCCCTGTTGTTTTCACAACCGTGGGAAACATGGATTTATCGCGGTTTAACGCTATTACTCATTGGTTGTCCTTGTGCTTTGGTTATCTCAACACCAGCGGCAATCACTTCAGCATTAGCGGCAGCAACTAAACGCGGAGCGTTGATCAAAGGCGGTGCAGCGTTAGAGCAATTAGGCACAGTTAATACTATCGCATTAGATAAAACGGGTACATTAACAGAAGGGAAACCTCAAGTTACTGATATTGTAGCTGAATCTGGATTTAATGAAAAAGAAGTGCTGACTTTTGCTTCATCCGTCGAAATTGGCTCTCATCATCCATTAGCAAAAGCAATTATCAATAAAGCACAAGATGAAGGAGTGCTTGTTGTTGAAGCACAAGAGCGTAAAGCGCTAGCGGGTAAAGGCATTGAAGGTTATTTAAATAGTCAACACATCCTAGTGAGCGCCCCTTCTCAATTATCAGAAGCGACATCGCTCTCTTCTCAATGGCAACAAGAAGTTGCACGTCTTGAAGATGAAGGTAAAACCGTTGTTGTTGTCTTAAAAGAGAGCCAACTTATCGGTGTTATTGCGATGCAAGATACTTTACGCAGTGATGCTGTTGAATCAATGAAATTATTGAAAGAGATGAACATCAATGCCGTTATGCTAACGGGTGATAATCCAAGAGCAGCAGCTGCTATTGCGAAAAAACTAGGTATGGATTTCCGAGCTGGATTACTGCCCGAAGATAAAGTGACTTCAGTAATGGAAATTAGCAAAACGCATAACACAATGATGGTGGGCGATGGTATCAATGATGCGCCAGCAATGAAAGCGGCCACCATTGGTGTCGCGATGGGAAGCGGTACTGATGTTGCACTTGAAACAGCGGATGCTGCATTAACACATAACCGTTTAACGGGCTTACCTGAAATTATTAAATTATCTCGTGCGACACGTAAAATTATCCGTGAAAACATCGCCATAGCACTGGGCTTAAAAGCGATATTCTTAGTAACAAGCTTATTAGGTATCACTGGACTTTGGGTTGCCGTTCTTGCTGATTCCGGTGCAACCGCACTAGTTACAGCCAATGCGGTAAGGCTACTA
- a CDS encoding lysoplasmalogenase encodes MSWPFLAVLFSGWLYIDAAYRGPNWQQWLFRPITLLLLLLWAWQVPEHNINSYLIVGALLATLLSDILRIFDSKYLLPSFALVFLSYILYMVSFLLPLQLSFYLPLLGFVILAFIIILAIVWTKLDKLAIPASLTLLAAFAMFWIAGEKFFYLSNDYNLSVMVGSFLLVIAYSIWLINRFRFSFSASKGLVSACYFIGHFFIVRALFL; translated from the coding sequence ATGAGTTGGCCTTTTCTCGCCGTATTATTCTCCGGATGGCTTTATATCGATGCCGCATATCGAGGCCCTAATTGGCAACAATGGTTATTCCGTCCTATCACGTTACTCCTTTTATTACTTTGGGCATGGCAAGTTCCCGAACACAATATTAATAGCTACCTTATTGTAGGTGCATTATTAGCGACACTACTTTCTGATATCTTAAGAATTTTTGATAGTAAGTATTTACTACCTTCTTTTGCTTTGGTTTTTCTGAGCTATATACTTTATATGGTAAGCTTTTTACTACCGCTCCAACTCTCTTTCTATCTTCCTTTACTTGGATTCGTTATTCTTGCTTTCATTATCATTTTAGCGATTGTCTGGACTAAGCTCGATAAATTAGCAATTCCAGCCTCGTTAACTTTATTAGCGGCATTTGCTATGTTTTGGATTGCAGGTGAAAAATTCTTCTACTTAAGCAATGATTACAACTTGTCAGTCATGGTGGGTTCATTCCTGTTAGTAATTGCTTACTCCATATGGCTAATTAATCGCTTCCGCTTCTCATTTTCAGCATCCAAAGGGCTTGTCAGCGCCTGTTATTTTATTGGGCATTTCTTCATTGTTAGAGCTTTATTTCTTTAG